A genome region from Methanococcoides burtonii DSM 6242 includes the following:
- a CDS encoding 50S ribosomal protein L37ae, producing the protein MAKKYTKKGRVSRSAGRFGTRYGRRDRKLVADLEEKMHAAHKCASCARLTVKRVGTGIWKCKKCGYTFAGGTYIPATTVGKTVLRTVKKATEQVE; encoded by the coding sequence ATGGCAAAGAAATATACTAAGAAAGGACGTGTATCTAGGTCCGCAGGAAGATTTGGTACACGCTATGGTAGAAGAGACCGAAAGTTGGTTGCTGATCTTGAAGAGAAGATGCATGCAGCACACAAATGTGCAAGCTGTGCACGCCTAACTGTAAAGAGAGTTGGGACTGGCATCTGGAAATGTAAAAAATGTGGATATACTTTTGCAGGTGGTACTTACATCCCAGCTACAACAGTCGGTAAGACTGTGTTGAGGACTGTTAAGAAAGCCACTGAACAGGTTGAGTAA
- a CDS encoding DNA-directed RNA polymerase subunit P, whose product MDYKCTRCKRPVEIDYGYTGIRCPYCGHRILVKERPQSSIKKVKVE is encoded by the coding sequence ATGGACTATAAGTGCACCCGATGCAAGCGGCCAGTCGAAATCGACTATGGATATACCGGTATTCGCTGTCCGTACTGCGGACACCGCATACTTGTAAAAGAAAGGCCGCAATCATCGATCAAAAAGGTTAAGGTCGAGTAA
- a CDS encoding rRNA maturation protein: MLITSSRKPSANTRTMCKYLASFFNCKYMTRGKMGLIDIVSLCENGLLMVVGDYHGSPGSIMFYDSHGVELLSIHLSVFYPDGYKYTPLKALEPSINGDGELFNLLSYYLDIPEGECYYDSKCLIASDDHLEFVYLDNMLFRLNIKNYRKMVMSE; encoded by the coding sequence ATGCTGATTACTTCTTCCCGTAAACCTTCAGCCAATACTCGCACTATGTGCAAGTATTTGGCATCTTTTTTTAATTGTAAATACATGACCCGTGGTAAAATGGGTCTGATAGACATTGTCTCTCTGTGTGAAAATGGTCTGTTGATGGTCGTAGGTGATTATCACGGAAGTCCCGGGAGCATTATGTTCTATGATAGCCATGGCGTTGAATTGTTATCGATCCACCTGAGCGTTTTTTATCCGGACGGCTACAAATATACCCCTCTTAAAGCGCTGGAGCCTTCAATAAATGGCGATGGTGAGTTATTCAATCTGCTTTCCTATTATTTGGATATTCCTGAAGGGGAATGTTATTATGATTCGAAATGTCTGATTGCCAGCGATGATCATCTTGAATTCGTTTATCTTGATAATATGCTTTTCAGGCTGAATATCAAAAATTATCGCAAAATGGTGATGTCGGAATGA
- a CDS encoding KEOPS complex subunit Pcc1 gives MKIASESVFITEDAEAIYRCILPELGTMVSGRSIVDIKVNNHSLVMNITADDIISMRSTLNTWLRMVQIAHDVCAVGKNARYGV, from the coding sequence ATGAAAATAGCTTCGGAATCTGTTTTTATAACGGAGGACGCAGAAGCTATATACCGTTGCATCCTGCCGGAACTTGGAACTATGGTCTCTGGGCGTTCTATTGTGGATATAAAGGTCAATAATCATTCCCTTGTGATGAATATCACTGCTGATGACATCATATCTATGCGTTCCACTCTCAACACCTGGCTTCGTATGGTACAGATCGCACATGACGTATGTGCTGTTGGTAAGAATGCCAGATACGGTGTATGA
- a CDS encoding prefoldin subunit beta, producing the protein MSSEIPPQVQNQLAQLQQVQQQAQALAMQKNQMESMKKESEMALEELEKLSDDAIVYRAVGDLQIQSNKDDTVAKLKERLETLSLRLQSITRQEERISKRFTQLQEQLKQAMGTQGQ; encoded by the coding sequence ATGAGTTCAGAAATACCCCCACAAGTGCAGAACCAGCTCGCACAGTTGCAGCAGGTTCAACAGCAGGCACAAGCTCTTGCTATGCAGAAGAATCAGATGGAGTCAATGAAGAAAGAGTCTGAAATGGCACTTGAAGAGCTTGAAAAGCTTTCTGATGATGCTATTGTTTACAGGGCTGTAGGTGACCTTCAGATCCAGTCGAACAAGGATGATACCGTTGCAAAGCTGAAAGAGAGGCTTGAGACACTTTCACTTCGGCTTCAGTCTATCACACGCCAGGAAGAGCGCATCTCAAAGCGTTTTACCCAGCTTCAGGAACAACTTAAGCAGGCAATGGGTACTCAGGGACAGTGA
- a CDS encoding DHH family phosphoesterase yields MQVDEAGFYNRLLDYHNILYLCHRNADPDAISSAFALSEAVGGKVGLVDGCNRVATLLVDKLEIAVINNPDPKDYDLVVVVDTSTSAQLNDIKLTNYCVVDHHATTALTENASFYLHRNATSVAEIVYDVLICMGAPIMHRMALGLMTGIVTDTGHFKHATSRTFKTFSEIIDSSGVEYAEVLDLMASTPQDVSMRIAMLKTASRADVERVGDWLVVTSNVSSFGGSASSMLINIGGDVAFVGTARSDNIRVSGRAKRDAVNAGVNLGKIMEEISSHYEGTGGGHAGAAGIDVVADMDTILFECVELVKEILRTKKNPLSL; encoded by the coding sequence ATGCAGGTTGACGAAGCTGGATTCTACAACCGTCTCCTTGATTATCACAATATCCTATACCTTTGCCATCGAAATGCCGATCCGGATGCTATAAGCAGTGCGTTTGCATTGTCTGAGGCTGTCGGAGGTAAAGTAGGGCTTGTGGATGGGTGCAACAGAGTTGCGACATTACTTGTTGATAAGCTGGAGATAGCTGTAATAAATAATCCTGATCCGAAAGATTATGATCTGGTAGTGGTCGTAGACACATCTACCAGCGCACAGCTCAATGATATTAAACTTACCAACTATTGCGTAGTAGATCATCATGCAACTACTGCGCTTACAGAGAACGCATCCTTTTATCTTCACCGTAATGCCACATCAGTAGCGGAGATCGTTTATGATGTTCTGATATGCATGGGTGCACCTATAATGCATCGCATGGCTCTCGGACTCATGACCGGGATCGTGACAGATACAGGACATTTCAAGCATGCTACAAGCAGAACGTTCAAAACATTTTCTGAGATAATCGATTCAAGTGGTGTCGAGTATGCAGAAGTTCTTGATCTTATGGCATCAACTCCTCAGGATGTTTCTATGAGGATCGCAATGCTTAAAACAGCATCAAGGGCAGATGTTGAACGTGTCGGTGATTGGCTGGTAGTCACTTCGAACGTAAGTTCTTTTGGTGGCTCTGCTTCTTCAATGCTTATCAATATCGGTGGAGACGTTGCCTTTGTAGGTACTGCACGCTCCGATAACATAAGGGTAAGTGGTCGTGCCAAACGTGATGCCGTAAATGCAGGCGTAAATCTTGGCAAGATCATGGAAGAGATCAGCAGTCACTATGAGGGGACCGGTGGTGGTCATGCAGGCGCAGCAGGAATTGATGTTGTGGCTGATATGGATACCATTCTCTTTGAATGCGTTGAGTTGGTAAAAGAAATTTTAAGAACTAAGAAAAACCCGTTGAGCTTATGA
- a CDS encoding phenylacetate--CoA ligase family protein has product MIEYWNPQIERMPVEELKNIQGGKLCNLIIYVYEHSPFYRKQFDDAGIRPEDIKGLDDVTKLPFTYKKDLRDTYPTGMFCVPNNKLVRFHVSSGTTGKPTVVGYTDNDIKSWTTSLARALTSIGIGRNDIMQIGYGYGLFTGGLGMHYGAEETGCTVLPTSSGNTDRQIELMQDLGTSVIGCTPSYFLFMIEAAKEAGISFQEDTNLRIGVFGAEPWSEEMRKRIEESSGIKAYDIFGTSELSGPLFTECREQNGIHVWADQFLVEVIDPETGEPVADGERGELVITTLVKEALPLIRYRIGDITVLNWDECECGRTHPRIMRVLGRADDMLIVRGINVFPSQVESVLMKIPEVGEHFMIIVDRVNELDIMKVQIEMTDLAFSDKVNDIINLEKKVAAALKGVLNIAVKVELVEHGSLPRSMGKAKKVIDNRKL; this is encoded by the coding sequence ATGATAGAATATTGGAATCCACAGATCGAGAGAATGCCTGTTGAAGAGCTGAAGAATATACAGGGGGGGAAGTTATGCAACCTCATAATATATGTTTATGAGCATTCTCCCTTTTATAGAAAGCAATTTGATGATGCAGGGATAAGGCCAGAGGACATTAAGGGTCTCGATGATGTCACAAAGCTTCCTTTCACGTACAAAAAAGACCTGAGGGATACGTATCCCACAGGTATGTTCTGTGTTCCCAATAATAAACTTGTACGTTTTCATGTATCATCCGGTACTACTGGTAAACCAACAGTTGTTGGCTATACTGATAACGACATAAAATCATGGACTACTTCCCTTGCTCGTGCTCTGACTTCAATTGGTATCGGTCGCAATGATATCATGCAAATCGGTTATGGCTATGGGCTTTTTACAGGTGGTCTTGGTATGCACTATGGTGCTGAAGAGACGGGTTGTACTGTACTGCCGACAAGCTCAGGTAATACTGACAGGCAGATCGAACTGATGCAGGATCTTGGAACATCTGTTATCGGTTGCACTCCTTCATATTTTCTTTTCATGATCGAGGCTGCAAAGGAAGCAGGAATAAGCTTCCAGGAAGATACGAACCTGCGAATAGGTGTTTTTGGTGCTGAACCCTGGTCTGAGGAGATGCGCAAGAGGATAGAGGAGTCGTCAGGCATCAAAGCTTATGATATCTTTGGCACCTCCGAACTTAGCGGCCCTCTCTTCACGGAGTGCCGTGAACAGAATGGCATTCACGTCTGGGCAGACCAGTTCCTTGTAGAGGTCATAGACCCTGAAACTGGTGAACCTGTTGCTGACGGAGAGCGCGGTGAACTTGTGATAACCACACTTGTAAAGGAAGCATTGCCACTTATCAGGTACAGGATAGGGGACATAACTGTACTGAACTGGGATGAATGTGAATGTGGAAGGACACATCCACGTATCATGCGTGTTCTTGGTCGTGCAGATGATATGCTTATTGTTCGTGGTATCAATGTGTTCCCTAGTCAGGTAGAGTCTGTACTTATGAAGATCCCTGAGGTTGGTGAACACTTCATGATCATCGTGGACAGGGTAAATGAACTTGATATCATGAAAGTACAGATCGAGATGACCGATCTTGCATTCAGCGACAAGGTCAATGACATCATAAATCTGGAGAAAAAGGTGGCAGCTGCTCTAAAAGGTGTGCTGAACATTGCTGTCAAGGTGGAACTTGTGGAGCATGGTTCATTGCCACGTTCGATGGGTAAGGCAAAGAAAGTGATCGACAACAGAAAGTTATAA
- a CDS encoding ACT domain-containing protein produces the protein MEEKMIKQISLFAENKPGRLASVADKFKNAGINIRAFTIAEAGDFGIIRMVVDNPGLAHKVLHDAGFTVSETNVLGVEMEDVPGQLGMIADVLGEKNINIDYAYAFVTRTEKAFLIVRVNDIRGAVRILGASKVKLLDMSDVQNI, from the coding sequence ATGGAAGAGAAAATGATCAAACAGATTTCATTATTTGCAGAGAACAAGCCGGGGAGGCTTGCAAGTGTTGCTGACAAATTCAAAAATGCCGGAATTAATATCCGTGCATTCACAATTGCTGAAGCGGGGGATTTCGGTATAATCAGGATGGTAGTAGATAACCCTGGCCTAGCTCACAAGGTGTTGCATGATGCTGGATTCACAGTTTCGGAGACCAATGTCCTTGGTGTGGAGATGGAAGATGTGCCTGGTCAGCTCGGAATGATCGCAGATGTTCTCGGTGAAAAGAATATCAACATCGATTATGCTTATGCTTTTGTTACCAGGACTGAGAAAGCTTTCCTTATTGTTCGTGTCAATGATATCAGGGGTGCGGTCAGGATCCTTGGTGCTTCGAAGGTGAAACTTCTTGACATGAGTGATGTTCAGAATATCTGA
- a CDS encoding DUF2103 domain-containing protein — protein sequence MDENTIKSKEASLKDKLHGAHTTVIGERQGKKILGTISQHEKVKGIVPSVITVRGKSSPGGNLAAKVLPHPDEHGNLRLLLTHGTSAQEIRIVTTVATREDGALLMEELNAMLFDI from the coding sequence ATGGATGAGAATACCATCAAAAGTAAGGAAGCATCGTTGAAAGATAAACTTCATGGAGCACACACAACCGTTATCGGTGAACGTCAGGGTAAAAAGATCCTTGGTACCATCAGTCAGCACGAAAAGGTCAAGGGCATCGTTCCTTCTGTTATCACTGTTAGGGGAAAGAGTTCTCCTGGTGGTAATCTCGCTGCAAAGGTACTTCCACATCCCGATGAGCATGGCAATCTCCGTCTTCTTTTGACCCATGGGACATCAGCTCAGGAAATTAGGATCGTTACAACGGTCGCTACCCGTGAAGATGGGGCACTTCTGATGGAAGAGCTTAATGCTATGCTTTTCGACATCTGA
- a CDS encoding methanogenesis marker 12 protein: MFIGVDHGTNAMRFAGIGDGDIRTFEMPRREVSSMSEAQIIDSITSHFDVGISDIELAAVTYSMGDGIVSIEDMDNVDSRGVLSIEGVGKKTGAGTLVFDAIKNSPISAVLIPGIHAKSNTDPRLNVFSHSTSPEKIGIAYNAKCKGIDDFVVSDISSNTVTVAVCGGKLIGAIDACIFAPGTRHGPLDLEAIRDVDAGKCSANEAFINAGVLKHTSYSDNDELLEAAVNGKSDAIFALDQIALFASMEIAAMQVLMNDHGSLGNVFLAGSIGEVDHVAERIGKHLDLKPELLGKWSAAIGCAEIARDIAGGARTILGLDVNLNI; encoded by the coding sequence ATGTTTATCGGAGTCGACCATGGGACCAATGCAATGCGTTTTGCCGGAATCGGTGATGGGGATATACGGACATTTGAAATGCCACGTAGAGAAGTATCCAGCATGTCCGAAGCTCAGATAATCGATTCGATCACTTCTCATTTTGATGTAGGGATCTCTGATATTGAACTTGCAGCTGTCACCTATTCCATGGGTGATGGTATTGTAAGTATCGAGGATATGGACAATGTGGATTCCAGGGGTGTTTTGAGCATAGAGGGCGTTGGCAAGAAAACAGGGGCTGGAACTCTTGTTTTTGATGCGATAAAGAATTCGCCTATCTCTGCTGTCCTTATTCCAGGAATTCATGCAAAAAGCAATACTGATCCCCGTTTGAATGTTTTTTCCCATTCCACAAGTCCTGAGAAGATAGGTATAGCCTACAATGCCAAATGCAAAGGCATAGATGATTTTGTAGTTTCAGACATAAGTTCTAACACAGTTACCGTGGCCGTTTGTGGTGGTAAGCTCATTGGTGCTATTGATGCTTGTATCTTTGCACCGGGGACCCGACATGGTCCGCTCGATCTGGAGGCTATCAGGGATGTCGATGCGGGTAAATGTAGTGCCAATGAAGCTTTCATAAATGCTGGTGTGCTGAAACACACTTCTTATTCAGATAACGATGAACTTCTTGAGGCGGCTGTCAATGGTAAAAGTGATGCTATCTTTGCTCTTGACCAGATCGCTTTGTTCGCATCAATGGAAATTGCAGCAATGCAGGTCCTGATGAATGATCATGGTTCGCTCGGAAATGTATTTCTTGCCGGCTCGATCGGTGAAGTCGATCATGTTGCTGAAAGAATAGGCAAGCATCTTGACCTGAAACCCGAATTGCTTGGTAAATGGAGTGCTGCTATAGGCTGTGCTGAGATAGCACGTGATATTGCAGGTGGTGCAAGGACAATTCTTGGACTTGATGTAAATTTAAATATATAA
- a CDS encoding carbon-nitrogen family hydrolase encodes MKRGYKVETIKIAAIQMDICHCNKQKNIKKALHFSEEAISKGADIIVLPEVFSTGFCYEELENIAESGSYPTIKELEVFSKKNKCIIVGSIIEKHSSKNRETYTNLGFCLEDGELVGTYTKTHPFGKEKEYFTSGDVIEPIHLKERDLTVGLQICYEMRFPEIARKLCLSGADILMTIAEFPNPREHQWRTLATARAIENQVFHIACNRSGSDPTSTFFGGSMIIDPLGNVIADAKDGECVIIEEIDTSIMKKTRKEIPVFDDRRPDIYK; translated from the coding sequence ATGAAAAGAGGCTATAAAGTGGAAACAATAAAAATTGCAGCTATCCAGATGGATATTTGTCATTGCAATAAACAAAAGAATATCAAAAAAGCCCTTCATTTTTCAGAAGAAGCCATTTCAAAAGGTGCTGATATTATCGTTCTCCCGGAAGTGTTCTCCACAGGCTTCTGTTATGAAGAACTAGAAAATATAGCCGAATCAGGATCATACCCCACAATTAAAGAACTAGAGGTCTTCTCAAAAAAGAACAAGTGTATAATAGTAGGATCCATAATCGAAAAACACAGTTCCAAGAACAGAGAAACATATACTAATCTGGGCTTTTGCCTGGAAGATGGAGAACTTGTCGGGACCTACACAAAGACACATCCATTCGGAAAAGAAAAAGAATATTTCACATCAGGAGACGTCATTGAACCAATACACCTTAAAGAACGAGATCTGACAGTTGGGTTGCAAATATGCTATGAGATGAGGTTTCCAGAAATTGCAAGGAAGCTTTGCCTTTCAGGAGCGGACATACTTATGACCATTGCCGAATTTCCGAACCCAAGAGAACATCAATGGAGAACACTTGCCACTGCACGTGCTATTGAAAATCAGGTATTCCACATTGCATGCAACCGATCCGGTTCAGACCCTACTTCCACCTTCTTTGGAGGTAGTATGATAATTGACCCCCTTGGAAACGTAATAGCAGATGCGAAAGATGGAGAATGTGTGATCATCGAGGAAATTGATACATCCATCATGAAAAAAACAAGAAAAGAAATACCTGTCTTCGATGATCGCAGACCAGACATATACAAGTGA
- a CDS encoding methanogenesis marker 9 domain-containing protein produces MSEELFDLQVGYVTFRNPIALAPMAGITDSVFASKNAKNAGLAVIGGYNLDEETNAAAAKLVERGRQEFLSDAPLEFFETEVNAVDTGGAVGFNVRAVSLEPLLKAATIVKDAGGILELDAHCRQEEMVSIGVGEALMKDLPRLNEWIKKIKETGVVLSVKVRANVVDDIALARSIENAGADILHVDAMKEGAGADLRAILRIRDSTRLLLIGNNSIMDIMDARDMFSKGADMISVSRVVLEDDGFIDSLVEDVCAVQEQMGWYNSPKHVCRGEGDLRGLAFCCLPVKPCAVHNKAAQLGYSPKEFADIKMEFVKGTPLEFGDSTCFGSLAWCCKISKPCYLRDGVLDVLDLSASDYMRLKKDLATYILDNAKKPVNEQ; encoded by the coding sequence GTGAGCGAAGAACTTTTTGATCTGCAAGTTGGTTATGTTACTTTCAGAAACCCCATTGCGCTTGCGCCAATGGCTGGTATCACTGACAGTGTATTTGCCAGCAAAAATGCAAAGAATGCCGGTCTTGCAGTGATCGGTGGCTATAATCTTGATGAAGAAACGAATGCAGCTGCGGCAAAGCTTGTTGAAAGAGGCCGGCAGGAGTTCTTATCGGATGCTCCTCTTGAGTTCTTTGAAACGGAGGTAAATGCTGTCGATACCGGTGGGGCTGTAGGTTTCAATGTAAGGGCTGTAAGCCTTGAACCTCTTCTTAAAGCTGCCACTATAGTGAAAGATGCAGGTGGCATACTTGAGCTTGATGCACATTGCAGACAGGAGGAAATGGTTTCCATTGGTGTTGGTGAAGCATTGATGAAGGACCTTCCACGTCTTAACGAATGGATAAAGAAGATCAAAGAGACTGGTGTGGTTCTTTCTGTGAAAGTGAGGGCGAACGTTGTCGATGATATTGCCCTTGCAAGAAGCATTGAGAATGCAGGAGCCGACATTCTTCATGTCGATGCCATGAAAGAAGGAGCTGGTGCTGACCTTCGAGCTATTTTACGTATTCGTGATTCTACAAGGCTTTTACTTATTGGGAACAATTCCATTATGGACATTATGGACGCAAGGGACATGTTCTCAAAGGGTGCTGATATGATATCGGTGTCCCGGGTTGTGCTTGAGGATGATGGGTTTATTGACTCTCTTGTCGAAGATGTCTGTGCAGTACAGGAACAGATGGGCTGGTATAATTCTCCAAAGCATGTGTGTCGTGGCGAAGGTGACCTGAGAGGACTTGCATTTTGTTGTTTACCTGTTAAACCATGTGCAGTGCATAATAAGGCGGCTCAGCTTGGATATAGTCCAAAAGAATTTGCTGATATCAAAATGGAATTTGTAAAAGGAACTCCACTTGAATTTGGAGATAGTACATGTTTTGGCAGCCTTGCATGGTGTTGTAAGATCTCAAAACCCTGTTATCTGAGAGATGGTGTTCTCGATGTCCTTGATCTTTCTGCTTCAGATTATATGCGTTTGAAAAAGGACCTTGCAACTTATATACTAGATAATGCTAAAAAACCTGTTAATGAACAGTGA
- a CDS encoding triphosphoribosyl-dephospho-CoA synthase, translated as MNSDQSMHSMDGCNNQSVYSHIACCAQLAMILEVSSSPKPGNIDRHHDYEDTRYEHFLASAVSVHPVIEAAARNDSRVGTLLKSAVCHSNSWQSGGNTHFGAFLLLIPLSMAAGELLGSGNKFDMDELVARAHEIVSSTDTDDAIDFYKAFRSAGVRVNDVDEFDLQDDSSFVSLRENGLTLYDLMVISQGYDQIANEWVSGFGDCVKCAQMLDRFMDVSRDGALIPDINHAVVFSFLKLLSERPDTFIRTKTDEKTAEEVSHQAKCIVERLEGSGYHMSPFWDDVGIFDELLLEKGLNPGSTADIVIAGLFISLLGGLRF; from the coding sequence ATGAACAGTGATCAGAGTATGCATTCTATGGATGGTTGTAACAACCAGTCTGTATACTCACATATTGCATGTTGTGCACAACTGGCAATGATACTTGAGGTTTCCTCATCTCCAAAGCCGGGTAACATTGACAGGCATCATGACTATGAGGATACCAGATATGAACATTTTCTGGCATCTGCGGTAAGTGTCCATCCTGTTATTGAAGCTGCAGCAAGGAATGATTCTCGAGTTGGTACTTTACTAAAAAGTGCGGTCTGTCATAGCAATAGCTGGCAGAGTGGTGGAAACACTCATTTTGGTGCATTCCTTCTCCTTATTCCTCTTTCAATGGCTGCCGGTGAGCTTCTTGGCAGTGGAAATAAGTTTGATATGGATGAGCTCGTTGCCCGTGCACATGAAATAGTCAGTTCAACGGATACGGATGATGCTATTGATTTCTATAAAGCATTTCGTTCAGCAGGGGTGCGTGTGAACGATGTGGATGAGTTCGATCTTCAGGACGATTCATCATTTGTATCATTGAGGGAGAATGGATTGACCCTCTATGACCTAATGGTTATCTCACAAGGTTATGATCAGATCGCAAATGAGTGGGTAAGCGGTTTTGGTGATTGTGTGAAGTGTGCTCAAATGCTTGATCGGTTCATGGATGTATCCCGTGATGGGGCACTCATACCTGACATCAATCATGCAGTTGTTTTTTCATTCCTGAAGCTGCTTTCTGAAAGGCCTGATACGTTCATCAGGACAAAGACGGACGAAAAGACTGCTGAGGAAGTCTCGCATCAGGCAAAATGTATTGTAGAAAGGTTGGAAGGCTCAGGCTACCACATGTCTCCTTTCTGGGATGATGTGGGAATATTTGATGAACTGCTTTTGGAAAAAGGCTTAAATCCCGGCTCGACAGCAGATATCGTCATAGCAGGTTTGTTCATCTCTTTACTTGGAGGCTTGAGATTCTAA
- a CDS encoding DUF447 domain-containing protein, with protein sequence MTEFDLDDFGITEGISEVIVTTYQGWSPNAAPIGIIRKGDDVFVRLFKGSQTYKNVKAERMLVANLVYDPLIFVRSTFGNITESEFKVLSYGGRAFATVRDSSCWVVFECDEFKETSGAIVAKLIPRHAHVGRCIFNSINRGFNLVVESCVHATRYELTNNEKYMRLIEAYSITVNKCGSGRDKEAMELLLKRYGEQG encoded by the coding sequence ATGACGGAATTTGATCTGGATGATTTTGGTATTACTGAGGGTATATCGGAAGTTATTGTGACTACATATCAGGGTTGGTCACCCAATGCTGCTCCAATAGGTATCATAAGAAAAGGGGATGATGTGTTCGTAAGACTTTTCAAAGGTTCGCAGACCTATAAAAATGTAAAAGCAGAACGCATGCTTGTTGCAAATCTTGTTTATGACCCTCTGATCTTTGTGCGTAGTACTTTTGGGAATATCACTGAATCGGAGTTTAAAGTTCTTTCCTATGGAGGTCGTGCGTTTGCAACTGTCAGGGATTCATCTTGTTGGGTCGTATTCGAATGCGATGAGTTCAAGGAGACTTCCGGGGCAATAGTTGCAAAGCTCATTCCAAGACATGCGCATGTTGGTCGCTGTATCTTCAATTCAATTAACAGGGGATTCAATCTCGTGGTAGAGTCTTGTGTGCATGCTACTCGATATGAATTGACGAACAATGAGAAATATATGAGACTCATAGAAGCATATTCTATCACTGTTAACAAATGTGGAAGTGGGCGGGATAAAGAAGCGATGGAACTTCTTCTTAAAAGATATGGGGAACAGGGCTGA
- a CDS encoding nucleoside deaminase has product MSEHLMEYFMDAAVKEAQKGMRNNEGGPFGAVIVKDDTIISKGHNEVLGTNDPSAHAEIVAIRKASAALEDFDLSGCELYATTMPCPMCLSAIMWARIGKIYYGTSTEDVASLGFDDGDIYAMLREGVDTSVLSEVKIECENCYELFDEWSKKPDKRMY; this is encoded by the coding sequence ATGTCAGAACACCTTATGGAATATTTCATGGATGCTGCTGTAAAAGAAGCTCAAAAAGGTATGCGTAACAATGAAGGTGGCCCTTTTGGAGCTGTTATTGTAAAGGACGATACAATCATCTCAAAAGGACACAATGAAGTTCTTGGGACAAATGATCCGTCTGCTCATGCCGAGATCGTGGCTATCCGTAAGGCATCAGCGGCTCTGGAGGATTTCGATCTGTCGGGTTGTGAGCTCTATGCGACCACAATGCCTTGTCCTATGTGTCTTTCAGCTATAATGTGGGCGCGTATTGGGAAGATCTACTACGGCACCAGCACAGAAGATGTTGCATCTCTTGGTTTTGATGATGGTGACATCTATGCAATGTTGAGGGAAGGTGTTGACACTTCAGTACTTAGTGAAGTGAAAATTGAGTGTGAAAATTGTTACGAACTCTTTGACGAATGGTCAAAAAAACCAGATAAGAGAATGTATTGA